In one Pseudomonas tensinigenes genomic region, the following are encoded:
- a CDS encoding ABC transporter ATP-binding protein, translating into MSEVVLSVEKLMMHFGGIKALSDVSLKVKRNSIFALIGPNGAGKTTVFNCLTGFYKASGGKIELNVRGQQTNVIQLLGESFKPTDFVSPKSFLSRMYYKMFGGTHLVNRAGLARTFQNIRLFKEMSVLENLLVAQHMWVNRNMLAGILNTKGYRKAESDALDCAFYWLEVVDLVDCANRLAGELSYGQQRRLEIARAMCTRPQIICLDEPAAGLNPQETEALSAMIRLLRDEHDLTVVLIEHDMGMVMSISDHIVVLDHGIVIAEGGPEAIRNDPKVIAAYLGADEEELV; encoded by the coding sequence ATGAGTGAAGTCGTACTCTCTGTTGAAAAACTGATGATGCATTTCGGTGGCATCAAGGCCTTGAGCGATGTCAGCCTGAAGGTCAAACGCAACTCGATCTTCGCCCTGATCGGCCCCAACGGCGCCGGCAAGACCACGGTGTTCAACTGCCTGACCGGGTTCTACAAAGCCTCGGGCGGCAAGATCGAACTCAATGTGCGCGGCCAGCAGACCAACGTCATCCAGTTGCTGGGCGAGTCGTTCAAACCGACCGATTTCGTCTCGCCGAAATCCTTCCTCAGCCGCATGTACTACAAGATGTTCGGCGGCACGCACCTGGTAAACCGTGCAGGTCTGGCGCGAACCTTCCAGAACATTCGCCTGTTCAAGGAAATGTCGGTGCTGGAAAACCTGCTGGTGGCTCAGCACATGTGGGTCAACCGCAACATGCTTGCCGGCATCCTCAACACCAAGGGCTACCGCAAGGCCGAAAGTGACGCGCTGGACTGCGCGTTCTACTGGCTGGAAGTGGTCGATCTGGTGGACTGTGCCAACCGTCTCGCCGGTGAGCTTTCCTACGGTCAGCAGCGCCGTCTGGAGATCGCCCGGGCCATGTGCACGCGGCCGCAGATCATCTGCCTCGACGAACCGGCCGCCGGCCTCAACCCTCAGGAAACCGAAGCGCTGAGCGCGATGATCCGGCTGCTGCGCGACGAGCACGATCTGACCGTGGTGCTGATCGAACACGACATGGGCATGGTTATGAGTATTTCCGACCACATCGTGGTGCTGGACCACGGCATCGTCATCGCTGAGGGCGGGCCTGAAGCGATCCGTAACGATCCGAAAGTGATCGCGGCCTACCTGGGCGCCGACGAAGAGGAGCTGGTATGA
- a CDS encoding ABC transporter ATP-binding protein, with the protein MTQPILELKDLDVFYGPIQALKGVSLQINEGETVSLIGSNGAGKSTLLMSIFGQPRATSGQILYQGVDITHKSSHYIASNGIAQSPEGRRVFPDMTVEENLLMGTIPIGDKYAKEDMQRMFELFPRLEERRTQRAMTMSGGEQQMLAIARALMSRPKLLLLDEPSLGLAPIVVKQIFATLRELAKTGMTIFLVEQNANHALKLSDRAYVMVNGEIRLTGTGKELLVNEEVRNAYLGGH; encoded by the coding sequence ATGACGCAACCGATCCTCGAACTCAAAGACCTCGATGTCTTTTATGGCCCGATCCAGGCGCTCAAAGGTGTTTCGCTGCAGATCAACGAAGGGGAAACCGTCAGCCTGATCGGCTCCAACGGTGCCGGTAAATCAACGTTGCTGATGTCGATCTTCGGTCAGCCACGGGCGACCAGTGGGCAGATTCTTTATCAGGGCGTCGACATTACCCACAAGTCCTCGCACTACATCGCTTCCAACGGCATTGCGCAGTCGCCGGAAGGGCGGCGGGTGTTCCCCGACATGACCGTCGAGGAAAACCTGCTGATGGGCACCATCCCGATTGGTGACAAGTACGCGAAAGAGGACATGCAGCGTATGTTCGAGCTGTTCCCTCGGCTTGAAGAGCGGCGCACGCAGCGGGCAATGACCATGTCCGGTGGCGAGCAGCAAATGCTCGCCATCGCTCGTGCGCTGATGAGCCGACCGAAGTTGTTGCTGCTGGATGAGCCAAGCCTTGGCCTGGCGCCGATTGTGGTGAAGCAGATCTTTGCGACCCTGCGGGAACTGGCGAAAACCGGCATGACCATTTTCCTCGTCGAGCAGAACGCCAACCATGCGCTGAAGCTGTCGGATCGCGCGTATGTGATGGTCAACGGCGAGATACGCCTGACCGGCACGGGTAAGGAACTGTTGGTGAATGAGGAGGTGCGTAACGCCTATCTGGGCGGGCACTGA